A window of the Lolium perenne isolate Kyuss_39 chromosome 7, Kyuss_2.0, whole genome shotgun sequence genome harbors these coding sequences:
- the LOC127314338 gene encoding auxin-induced protein 15A, translating into MAGKLYHLMSRLHMARSRSSSAADVPRGHFAVYVGEQRKRFVIPTAYLRNPSFLVLLKRVEEEFGFDHPAAGGLTIPCSEGDFADIVGSAAVDHH; encoded by the coding sequence ATGGCGGGGAAGCTGTACCACCTCATGTCGAGGCTGCACATGGCGAGGAGCCGGTCATCGTCCGCGGCTGACGTGCCGAGAGGGCACTTTGCGGTGTACGTCGGGGAGCAGCGGAAGCGGTTCGTGATCCCGACGGCGTACCTGAGGAACCCGTCCTTCCTGGTGCTGCTCAAGAGGGTGGAGGAAGAGTTCGGCTTTGACCACCCTGCCGCCGGCGGCCTCACCATCCCTTGTTCGGAGGGCGACTTCGCCGACATCGTAGGCTCCGCAGCCGTGGATCACCACTAG